The sequence CGATAAGGCCAGCGAGAATGTTCTGGGAATATTGCCAAACGGCTTCGGCAACGATCAGCGGTGCCGTACGGTCGAGGTTGGCAAAGACGTCCACTCCTTCTTTCTGGCAGGTAATGAAGCCGTGCTTCTGCTCCGGCTTGAAGGGATGGGCGCGGGTCAGGGTGCATCCGAGGCGCTCACAGACCGCAGTGAGCTGCTGCTCGAATTCCTTATGCGCAGGCCAGCAGGTTTCATTCGCACTTGGGCGCAAGTCTCCGCTTGCGACAAGATAGGCAGCTGCAATCTTCGACATGGTCTTATCCTTTTGGTGCTGGGATCGTGTAATTTCTGTTCGCGTGAGCGTCGGGCTGAAGATCAGCGCGACTGTCCGACGCTTGTGTGGTGCCGTTTACGTTGATGTGAGGGGAGCTCAGGCGACCGCGCTCTTTCCCTTTATCCATTCGTCCAGAATGCCGTTAAAGCGGTCAGGATATTCAATCGGCGGGCAGTGAGAACAATCCGGCAGGAGCACAAGCTGACTGTCCGGAATGGCTTCATGCATTTCCTGAGCCCTGTCTGGTGGTGTCACCGTGTCGGCGTCCCCCACGACAACGAGGGTTGGCGCTGTAATGTCCTTCAGGCAAATGCGTCCATCGGGCCGGGATATGATGGCATCAAGCTGGGCCTCGTAGGCAGTCACTCCCATCGCGATGGCCTCATCGGCGATGGCATCAAGCGTGTGCGCCGGGACCTCGCCAAGATGAATGCAGCTATTCTCCATCAGATTGGCATGGGCAACTGCCATGCCCTGAGTTTTGGCGAGTTCAAGCCCAGCCAGACGGAGATGGGTATTGTCGGGATTTTCAGGGCGGGCCGACGTCGAAACAAGCACAAGGCTGATCAGCCTGTCCTTGAGTTTGGGTGCAAGATGCAGCGCCACATAGCCCCCCATCGACCATGCAACAAAGTGAAATCGCTCTGGAAACTGCGCAAGGATGCAATCCGCCATTTCCTCTATCGAGGTCATCTCATGATAACCAGTGGGGACCGTGACGGGGTGTTCTTTCGCGAAAAGGGGAAGCTGAAGGCCCCAAGAGGAGGCGCCGGACAGAAGGCCGGGAAGAAAGACAATTGGATCTGACATGAGATTGAACTCATTGGTTCGGTTGGGCAATCGGCGGGATTGTCGAAGACTGGTGGATGATCTCTTCGGCGCGATGACAGGCGACAGCATGATTGGTGCCGATCTCTCTGAGAGCGGGCACGGACTGACCGCACAGATCTTGCGCGAAGGGGCAGCGGGGCTTGAAATGACATCCCGGTGGCGGGTTGAGTGGGCTTGGCAGTTCACCGGACACTTGCGCCTTCTTGCCCCTGTCTTGAGGGTGCGGTCTCGGGATGGCCGAGAGCAGAGTGCGGGTGTAGGGGTGGGTGGGTTGCGAGAAGAGCGTGGCATTGCCGCCGATCTCGACGATCCGTCCCAGATACATCACAGCCACGCGGTCCGCGACATGAGAGACGACAGACAGGTCATGGGAAATGAAGATCAGGGAGAGGTTCATTTCCGACTGCAGGCGGATGATGAGGTTGAGGATCTGCGCCTGAATGGAGACGTCGAGGGCGGAAACCGGCTCATCGGCAACAATCAGCTCCGGCTCCAGTGCGATGGCTCGCGCAATGCCGATCCGCTGGCATTGACCGCCCGAGAGTTCGTGCGGATATCGATCAAGATGGTAGCTGCTGAGACCTGCGAGGTGGGCGATGGTCTCTACCTTCCTGTCGATTTCCGCACGGGTCCCCACTCGGTAGTTTCGTAAGGGCTCGCCGATGATGGCGCGCACTTTCATGCGTGGATTGAGAGAGGCGTAAGGGTCCTGAAAGATCATCTGGAAGCGCTGGCGGGCAGCCTTCAGCGAGCGTCCCTCAAGGCGGGCAATGTCGACCCCATCGATTTCGATGCTGCCTTCCGTTGGTCGCTCAAGGCGCAGGATAAGACGGGC comes from uncultured Cohaesibacter sp. and encodes:
- a CDS encoding alpha/beta hydrolase, with product MSDPIVFLPGLLSGASSWGLQLPLFAKEHPVTVPTGYHEMTSIEEMADCILAQFPERFHFVAWSMGGYVALHLAPKLKDRLISLVLVSTSARPENPDNTHLRLAGLELAKTQGMAVAHANLMENSCIHLGEVPAHTLDAIADEAIAMGVTAYEAQLDAIISRPDGRICLKDITAPTLVVVGDADTVTPPDRAQEMHEAIPDSQLVLLPDCSHCPPIEYPDRFNGILDEWIKGKSAVA
- a CDS encoding dipeptide ABC transporter ATP-binding protein, which translates into the protein MTEDAYLLLENVSKTYYLAQKGFGGAQRQVHAVDNVSLKMARGETLGLVGESGCGKSSLARLILRLERPTEGSIEIDGVDIARLEGRSLKAARQRFQMIFQDPYASLNPRMKVRAIIGEPLRNYRVGTRAEIDRKVETIAHLAGLSSYHLDRYPHELSGGQCQRIGIARAIALEPELIVADEPVSALDVSIQAQILNLIIRLQSEMNLSLIFISHDLSVVSHVADRVAVMYLGRIVEIGGNATLFSQPTHPYTRTLLSAIPRPHPQDRGKKAQVSGELPSPLNPPPGCHFKPRCPFAQDLCGQSVPALREIGTNHAVACHRAEEIIHQSSTIPPIAQPNQ